The following coding sequences are from one Syngnathus acus chromosome 14, fSynAcu1.2, whole genome shotgun sequence window:
- the LOC119133921 gene encoding E3 ubiquitin-protein ligase CBL-like isoform X2: MAGNPRRGAGLIGLMKDAFQPHQQPMQPHQPAAVDKKMVEKCWKLMDKVVRLCQNPKVALKNSPPYILDLLPDTYQHLRTVLSRYESRMDMLGENEYFRVVMDNLTNKTKQTMSLFKEAKERMYEENSQPRRNLTKLSLIFSHMLAELKAIFPNGLFQGDNFRITKADAAEFWRRSFGDKTIVPWRTFRQALHEFHPIGSGLEAMALKSTIDLTCNDYISVFEFDIFTRLFQPWSSLLRNWNSLAVTHPGYMAFLTYDEVKARLHRFIHKPGSYIFRLSCTRLGQWAIGYVTADGNILQTIPHNKPLFQALIDGYREGFYLFPDGRAQNPDLTGLCEPSPQDHIKVTQEQYELYCEMGSTFQLCKICAENDKDVKIEPCRHLMCTSCLTAWQDSEGQGCPFCRCEIKGTEPIVVDPFHPKAGGGAFTGFQGGAGRAEAATNDEDDDERLEDQNLVMSRLACSKVERPASPVSQLPPVPPRLDLLQQRPSNLHTQLVQGACAKMGATHRDKPLPLPPALRELPPPPPQERPYSASAAGDPRLQRRPLPSTPDTPAWAANYMVPRPVCKAPAASEAGKAQVATNAIYCLAARSLPTSAVSSREKLPTDSEENEYMSPTSLPASGAPWNITGSSVPPPPGQANHYREVGGEGSNVDPADPQVYEAMCNIQAQAASAEPIDDERPQHACAAVYQAKSTDGPLEDTYEYDRPPAPARRALADCPSKAFGTLSIDGAVEAGLYVAGADPERPPKPLPRRTNSDWRVGPPNREAASPERPTEWLSGEIECLMSQGYSIQDIQKALLIARNNLETAKNILREFVSVPSAAHVAT, encoded by the exons ATGGCCGGAAATCCGAGGAGAGGCGCGGGTCTCATCGGCTTGATGAAGGACGCCTTTCAGCCCCACCAGCAGCCCATGCAGCCCCACCAGCCCGCCGCAGTGGACAAGAAAATGGTGGAGAAATGCTGGAAGCTAATGGATAAG GTGGTGCGCTTGTGCCAGAACCCCAAGGTGGCGCTGAAGAACAGCCCACCGTACATCCTGGACCTGCTGCCCGACACCTACCAGCACCTGCGCACTGTCCTGTCGCGCTACGAGAGCCGCATGGACATGCTGGGTGAGAACGAGTACTTCCGCGTGGTCATGGACAACCTGACCAACAAGACCAAACAGACCATGAGCTTGTTCAAGGAGGCTAAGGAGAGGATGTACGAGGAGAACTCCCAGCCCAG GCGAAACCTGACCAAGCTATCGCTCATCTTCAGTCACATGCTGGCCGAGCTCAAAGCCATCTTCCCCAACGGCCTCTTCCAGGGCGACAACTTCCGGATCACCAAAGCCGACGCTGCCGAGTTTTGGAGGCGCTCCTTCGGGGACAA GACCATCGTGCCATGGAGGACCTTCCGGCAGGCGCTGCATGAGTTTCACCCCATCGGCTCGGGTCTGGAGGCCATGGCGCTCAAGTCCACCATCGACCTCACCTGCAACGATTACATCTCCGtctttgagtttgacatcttcACCAGGCTCTTTCAG CCGTGGTCGTCCCTGCTGAGGAACTGGAACAGTCTTGCGGTCACGCACCCGGGCTACATGGCCTTCCTGACCTACGACGAGGTCAAGGCTCGACTGCACAGGTTCATCCACAAGCCCGGCAG ctACATCTTCAGGCTGAGCTGTACACGGCTGGGTCAGTGGGCCATTGGCTACGTGACAGCTGACGGCAACATTCTGCAGACCATCCCTCATAACAAGCCTTTGTTCCAAGCGCTCATCGACGGCTACAGAGAGGGATT ctaCCTATTCCCAGATGGCCGCGCACAGAACCCAGACCTAACGGGCCTGTGCGAACCTTCCCCGCAAGACCACATCAAAGTCACCCAG GAGCAGTACGAGTTGTACTGCGAGATGGGCTCCACCTTCCAGCTGTGCAAAATCTGCGCCGAGAACGACAAGGACGTCAAGATAGAGCCCTGCCGGCACCTGATGTGCACTTCCTGTCTGACCGCCTGGCAG GATTCGGAGGGTCAGGGCTGCCCCTTCTGCCGCTGTGAGATTAAGGGCACCGAGCCCATCGTGGTGGACCCTTTTCACCCCAAAGCCGGCGGAGGAGCTTTCACTGGATTCCAAGGAGGGGCCGGCCGTGCTGAGGCAGCCACCAAcgacgaggacgacgacgagCGTCTGGAAGACCAGAACCTCGTCATGAGCAGGCTGGCCTGCAGCAAG GTGGAGCGCCCGGCGTCTCCCGTGTCCCAGCTGCCTCCGGTTCCGCCCCGGCTCGACCTACTTCAGCAGAGACCCTCGAACTTGCACACCCAGCTGGTCCAAGGAGCCTGCGCTAAG ATGGGGGCCACACACAGGGACAAGCCCCTCCCGTTGCCCCCGGCGCTCCGAGAGCTTCCACCGCCGCCTCCCCAAGAGCGCCCCTACTCGGCGTCAGCAGCAGGGGACCCCAGGCTACAGAGGAGACCCCTGCCCTCAACGCCCGACACACCAGCCTGGGCCGCCAACTACATGGTGCCGCGACCCGTCTGCAAGGCGCCCGCTGCCTCCGAGGCAGGCAAGGCCCAGGTGGCCACCAACGCCATCTACTGCCTGGCCGCCAG ATCGCTGCCGACGTCGGCCGTGTCCAGCAGGGAGAAGTTGCCCACCGACAGCGAGGAGAACGAGTACATGAGTCCCACCTCTCTCCCGGCATCGGGCGCGCCGTGGAATATCACCGGCTCGTcggtgccgccgccgcctggcCAAGCGAACCACTACCGCGAAGTCGG CGGCGAGGGCAGCAATGTGGACCCGGCGGACCCTCAGGTGTATGAGGCCATGTGCAACATCCAGGCCCAGGCGGCTTCGGCCGAGCCCATCGATGACG agCGTCCGCAGCACGCCTGCGCCGCCGTCTACCAGGCCAAGTCCACGGATGGCCCCTTGGAGGACACGTATGAGTACGACCGCCCGCCGGCACCTGCCCGGCGGGCGCTGGCAGACTGTCCCTCCAAAGCCTTCGGCACGCTCAGCATCGACGGAGCCGTCGAAGCCG GTTTGTACGTAGCCGGCGCAGACCCCGAGCGCCCCCCCAAGCCTCTCCCACGCCGCACCAACTCAGACTGGCGGGTTGGGCCGCCCAACCGCGAGGCGGCCTCGCCGGAGCGGCCCACGGAGTGGCTGAGCGGTGAGATCGAGTGCCTGATGTCTCAGGGCTACTCCATCCAGGACATCCAGAAGGCACTACTGATCGCCCGGAACAACCTTGAGACAGCCAAGAACATCCTTCGAGAGTTTGTGTCCGTGCCCTCGGCGGCGCACGTCGCCACATAA
- the LOC119133921 gene encoding E3 ubiquitin-protein ligase CBL-like isoform X1 → MAGNPRRGAGLIGLMKDAFQPHQQPMQPHQPAAVDKKMVEKCWKLMDKVVRLCQNPKVALKNSPPYILDLLPDTYQHLRTVLSRYESRMDMLGENEYFRVVMDNLTNKTKQTMSLFKEAKERMYEENSQPRRNLTKLSLIFSHMLAELKAIFPNGLFQGDNFRITKADAAEFWRRSFGDKTIVPWRTFRQALHEFHPIGSGLEAMALKSTIDLTCNDYISVFEFDIFTRLFQPWSSLLRNWNSLAVTHPGYMAFLTYDEVKARLHRFIHKPGSYIFRLSCTRLGQWAIGYVTADGNILQTIPHNKPLFQALIDGYREGFYLFPDGRAQNPDLTGLCEPSPQDHIKVTQEQYELYCEMGSTFQLCKICAENDKDVKIEPCRHLMCTSCLTAWQDSEGQGCPFCRCEIKGTEPIVVDPFHPKAGGGAFTGFQGGAGRAEAATNDEDDDERLEDQNLVMSRLACSKVERPASPVSQLPPVPPRLDLLQQRPSNLHTQLVQGACAKMGATHRDKPLPLPPALRELPPPPPQERPYSASAAGDPRLQRRPLPSTPDTPAWAANYMVPRPVCKAPAASEAGKAQVATNAIYCLAARSLPTSAVSSREKLPTDSEENEYMSPTSLPASGAPWNITGSSVPPPPGQANHYREVGTRGQLSILLFTCVSSGEGSNVDPADPQVYEAMCNIQAQAASAEPIDDERPQHACAAVYQAKSTDGPLEDTYEYDRPPAPARRALADCPSKAFGTLSIDGAVEAGLYVAGADPERPPKPLPRRTNSDWRVGPPNREAASPERPTEWLSGEIECLMSQGYSIQDIQKALLIARNNLETAKNILREFVSVPSAAHVAT, encoded by the exons ATGGCCGGAAATCCGAGGAGAGGCGCGGGTCTCATCGGCTTGATGAAGGACGCCTTTCAGCCCCACCAGCAGCCCATGCAGCCCCACCAGCCCGCCGCAGTGGACAAGAAAATGGTGGAGAAATGCTGGAAGCTAATGGATAAG GTGGTGCGCTTGTGCCAGAACCCCAAGGTGGCGCTGAAGAACAGCCCACCGTACATCCTGGACCTGCTGCCCGACACCTACCAGCACCTGCGCACTGTCCTGTCGCGCTACGAGAGCCGCATGGACATGCTGGGTGAGAACGAGTACTTCCGCGTGGTCATGGACAACCTGACCAACAAGACCAAACAGACCATGAGCTTGTTCAAGGAGGCTAAGGAGAGGATGTACGAGGAGAACTCCCAGCCCAG GCGAAACCTGACCAAGCTATCGCTCATCTTCAGTCACATGCTGGCCGAGCTCAAAGCCATCTTCCCCAACGGCCTCTTCCAGGGCGACAACTTCCGGATCACCAAAGCCGACGCTGCCGAGTTTTGGAGGCGCTCCTTCGGGGACAA GACCATCGTGCCATGGAGGACCTTCCGGCAGGCGCTGCATGAGTTTCACCCCATCGGCTCGGGTCTGGAGGCCATGGCGCTCAAGTCCACCATCGACCTCACCTGCAACGATTACATCTCCGtctttgagtttgacatcttcACCAGGCTCTTTCAG CCGTGGTCGTCCCTGCTGAGGAACTGGAACAGTCTTGCGGTCACGCACCCGGGCTACATGGCCTTCCTGACCTACGACGAGGTCAAGGCTCGACTGCACAGGTTCATCCACAAGCCCGGCAG ctACATCTTCAGGCTGAGCTGTACACGGCTGGGTCAGTGGGCCATTGGCTACGTGACAGCTGACGGCAACATTCTGCAGACCATCCCTCATAACAAGCCTTTGTTCCAAGCGCTCATCGACGGCTACAGAGAGGGATT ctaCCTATTCCCAGATGGCCGCGCACAGAACCCAGACCTAACGGGCCTGTGCGAACCTTCCCCGCAAGACCACATCAAAGTCACCCAG GAGCAGTACGAGTTGTACTGCGAGATGGGCTCCACCTTCCAGCTGTGCAAAATCTGCGCCGAGAACGACAAGGACGTCAAGATAGAGCCCTGCCGGCACCTGATGTGCACTTCCTGTCTGACCGCCTGGCAG GATTCGGAGGGTCAGGGCTGCCCCTTCTGCCGCTGTGAGATTAAGGGCACCGAGCCCATCGTGGTGGACCCTTTTCACCCCAAAGCCGGCGGAGGAGCTTTCACTGGATTCCAAGGAGGGGCCGGCCGTGCTGAGGCAGCCACCAAcgacgaggacgacgacgagCGTCTGGAAGACCAGAACCTCGTCATGAGCAGGCTGGCCTGCAGCAAG GTGGAGCGCCCGGCGTCTCCCGTGTCCCAGCTGCCTCCGGTTCCGCCCCGGCTCGACCTACTTCAGCAGAGACCCTCGAACTTGCACACCCAGCTGGTCCAAGGAGCCTGCGCTAAG ATGGGGGCCACACACAGGGACAAGCCCCTCCCGTTGCCCCCGGCGCTCCGAGAGCTTCCACCGCCGCCTCCCCAAGAGCGCCCCTACTCGGCGTCAGCAGCAGGGGACCCCAGGCTACAGAGGAGACCCCTGCCCTCAACGCCCGACACACCAGCCTGGGCCGCCAACTACATGGTGCCGCGACCCGTCTGCAAGGCGCCCGCTGCCTCCGAGGCAGGCAAGGCCCAGGTGGCCACCAACGCCATCTACTGCCTGGCCGCCAG ATCGCTGCCGACGTCGGCCGTGTCCAGCAGGGAGAAGTTGCCCACCGACAGCGAGGAGAACGAGTACATGAGTCCCACCTCTCTCCCGGCATCGGGCGCGCCGTGGAATATCACCGGCTCGTcggtgccgccgccgcctggcCAAGCGAACCACTACCGCGAAGTCGG CACAAGAGGCCAGTTGAGCATTTTGTTATTCACCTGCGTCTCCAGCGGCGAGGGCAGCAATGTGGACCCGGCGGACCCTCAGGTGTATGAGGCCATGTGCAACATCCAGGCCCAGGCGGCTTCGGCCGAGCCCATCGATGACG agCGTCCGCAGCACGCCTGCGCCGCCGTCTACCAGGCCAAGTCCACGGATGGCCCCTTGGAGGACACGTATGAGTACGACCGCCCGCCGGCACCTGCCCGGCGGGCGCTGGCAGACTGTCCCTCCAAAGCCTTCGGCACGCTCAGCATCGACGGAGCCGTCGAAGCCG GTTTGTACGTAGCCGGCGCAGACCCCGAGCGCCCCCCCAAGCCTCTCCCACGCCGCACCAACTCAGACTGGCGGGTTGGGCCGCCCAACCGCGAGGCGGCCTCGCCGGAGCGGCCCACGGAGTGGCTGAGCGGTGAGATCGAGTGCCTGATGTCTCAGGGCTACTCCATCCAGGACATCCAGAAGGCACTACTGATCGCCCGGAACAACCTTGAGACAGCCAAGAACATCCTTCGAGAGTTTGTGTCCGTGCCCTCGGCGGCGCACGTCGCCACATAA